The Mercurialis annua linkage group LG2, ddMerAnnu1.2, whole genome shotgun sequence genome contains a region encoding:
- the LOC126669508 gene encoding alkane hydroxylase MAH1-like, which translates to MALLGIFEVILAFICFAIGSHLSNRHEILWNWPFLGMLPSLLANAHRFHDWSMQILERSNGTYHFKGPWFMINMDMIGTVDPANVKHMMSTNSSNYPKGSEFKEIFGDIFGDGLFNSDFDQWKNQRKVAVALINRQRFQKFLFDTINVTVENALIPVLEHFCEQGGIVDMQDIAHRFTFDVTVKVITEEAIFYRHVRPKILWRLQKWLGFGLENKMKIARGEIDRIAAAYVARKREQLIKDGDEDVDLLASYLTSHYNDEKLMKGWKSKEEFLRDTLVNFLIAGRENSLGWFFWLITKNSAAEAKIREELSRLLPKRSAEIQLFELEEVNKLVYLHGAICETLRLYPPVMYEHKKPLQPDILPSGHYVDPKMEIVLSSYAMGRMKSVWGEDCSEFNPERWISKEDGRLIQHSPYKFLAFNAGARTCLGKDIALYEMKAIAAVVLHNYNIQLIEEHQVIPNCTSIILHIKHGLMIRMNRRT; encoded by the exons ATGGCGTTACTAGGCATTTTCGAAGTTATTTTAGCTTTCATTTGCTTCGCAATAGGCAGTCATTTGAGCAATCGTCATGAAATTTTATGGAATTGGCCGTTTCTCGGCATGCTACCATCTCTGTTGGCCAATGCCCACCGGTTTCATGATTGGAGCATGCAAATTTTAGAGAGAAGCAACGGCACATACCATTTTAAAGGTCCATGGTTTATGATCAACATGGATATGATAGGAACTGTTGATCCTGCCAATGTCAAGCACATGATGAGTACCAATTCCTCCAATTATCCTAAAGGCTCCGAATTCAAAGAAATATTTGGAGATATATTTGGAGACGGCCTTTTCAATTCTGATTTTGATCAATGGAAGAATCAAAGAAAAGTCGCAGTCGCTTTGATCAATCGTCAACGCTTTCAAAAATTTCTCTTCGATACTATAAATGTTACGGTGGAAAATGCCCTAATTCCAGTTCTTGAACATTTTTGCGAGCAAGGCGGAATAGTGGACATGCAAGATATAGCTCACAGGTTTACGTTTGATGTTACAGTGAAAGTGATTACAG AAGAAGCCATATTCTACCGGCATGTAAGACCAAAAATATTATGGAGGTTACAGAAATGGCTAGGGTTTGGATTggaaaacaaaatgaaaattgCTAGGGGAGAAATCGATCGTATAGCAGCCGCCTACGTTGCAAGGAAAAGAGAGCAACTCATCAAAGACGGAGACGAAGATGTTGATCTTCTGGCATCATATTTAACCTCGCATTACAACGATGAAAAATTAATGAAAGGATGGAAATCCAAGGAAGAATTTTTGAGAGACACGCTCGTAAATTTTTTGATTGCAGGACGAGAGAACTCTTTAGGTTGGTTCTTTTGGCTAATAACGAAGAATTCAGCTGCAGAGGCCAAGATTAGAGAAGAGTTGAGCAGATTATTACCAAAAAGAAGTGCTGAAATACAATTGTTCGAGTTGGAAGAGGTAAACAAGTTGGTGTATTTGCATGGAGCAATATGCGAAACACTAAGGCTTTATCCACCAGTTATGTATGAACATAAGAAACCTCTACAGCCAGACATTCTTCCGAGCGGACACTATGTTGATCCGAAGATGGAAATTGTGTTGTCGAGTTACGCGATGGGGAGAATGAAATCAGTATGGGGAGAAGATTGTTCAGAATTCAATCCAGAGAGATGGATATCAAAGGAAGATGGAAGGCTGATTCAACACTCACCATACAAGTTTCTAGCATTTAATGCAGGAGCAAGGACCTGTTTGGGAAAGGATATTGCTCTTTATGAAATGAAGGCAATTGCTGCTGTtgtgcttcataattataatattcaGCTAATAGAAGAACATCAGGTAATTCCTAATTGTACTTCTATTATACTTCATATCAAGCATGGTCTAATGATTAGGATGAATAGGAGAACTTGA